In the Nitrospirales bacterium LBB_01 genome, one interval contains:
- a CDS encoding recombinase family protein, which yields MAKTIGYIRVSTDEQDYRNQKFEILNYCDKEHIKVDTWIELEVSTRKSLKERSIDKLMSSLESGDRLIVTELSRLGRSTGEVIQLIKKLAALKVEFISVKQGLKINASNDNDMTSKIMVTIFSLLAELERDLLSHRTKTALQRARADGRTLGRPKGPGKSKLDGKEGEIRGLLNKRVTKANIAKILDVSWGTVDNFIKRKMSF from the coding sequence AAACCAAAAGTTTGAGATTTTAAATTATTGCGATAAAGAGCACATCAAAGTGGATACGTGGATAGAGCTTGAGGTATCAACCCGTAAGTCTTTAAAGGAGCGCTCAATAGACAAGCTGATGTCTTCTTTAGAGTCCGGCGACAGGTTGATAGTGACAGAGCTTTCACGATTAGGGCGGAGCACCGGCGAGGTTATTCAACTGATAAAGAAACTGGCGGCACTTAAGGTAGAGTTCATCTCGGTCAAACAGGGGCTTAAAATCAACGCATCAAACGATAACGATATGACCTCTAAGATAATGGTCACGATTTTCTCGCTGCTTGCCGAACTTGAACGGGATTTACTCTCTCACCGCACCAAAACGGCGCTGCAACGGGCAAGGGCAGACGGTAGAACGCTTGGCCGCCCTAAGGGCCCCGGCAAATCAAAATTAGACGGCAAAGAGGGAGAGATTAGGGGGCTTTTGAATAAACGGGTTACAAAGGCGAATATTGCTAAGATTTTGGATGTATCATGGGGCACTGTTGATAATTTCATAAAGCGTAAGATGTCATTTTGA
- a CDS encoding type II toxin-antitoxin system VapC family toxin, translating to MPYLLDTNHCIYLMNGSEKTENDLSTFEHNTIEMVHIFRNEPCYMSEVSLGELYYGVAFSNMKEHNFNKIALFRESVLTLSLDTNIWMLFGETKAYLRKQGKTITDFDLLIACTAKTYNLILVTNDSDFEVLPESFERVNWAGKER from the coding sequence ATGCCTTACCTGTTGGATACCAACCACTGTATTTACCTGATGAATGGCTCAGAGAAAACAGAAAACGACCTTTCAACCTTTGAACATAATACGATAGAAATGGTGCATATTTTTAGAAACGAGCCTTGCTATATGTCAGAAGTCAGTTTAGGAGAGCTATATTACGGAGTGGCTTTTTCTAACATGAAAGAACATAATTTTAACAAGATAGCACTTTTTAGGGAGTCTGTTTTAACACTGTCATTAGATACAAATATTTGGATGTTATTTGGTGAAACAAAAGCTTATTTACGAAAGCAAGGTAAAACTATAACTGATTTTGATTTACTAATCGCTTGCACTGCAAAGACGTATAATTTAATTCTTGTGACAAATGATTCAGATTTTGAGGTTTTACCGGAATCTTTTGAACGAGTGAATTGGGCCGGAAAGGAGAGATAA
- the cysC gene encoding adenylyl-sulfate kinase, whose amino-acid sequence MVQENLVWHEVLVSRRMKEAQNGHRSAVLWFTGLPSSGKSTIALSVEKRLYDMGVKTMVLDGDNVRHGLCSNLGFTMDDRKENIRRIGEVAKLFIEAGVITMTAFISPLREYRDAVRALVGNYDFIEIYCDCSIDVCEQRDVKGHYKKARAGEIKEFTGVSSPYEAPELPEIVLKTDTLTIEQCSEQVVQYLKSAGILSNTA is encoded by the coding sequence ATGGTACAGGAAAATTTGGTGTGGCATGAGGTGTTAGTAAGCCGCCGGATGAAAGAGGCTCAAAACGGGCACAGGAGCGCAGTGCTTTGGTTTACAGGGCTGCCCAGCTCCGGGAAATCTACGATTGCGCTTTCGGTTGAAAAGCGGCTCTATGACATGGGAGTAAAAACAATGGTGCTTGACGGAGATAACGTCCGCCACGGACTGTGTTCCAATTTGGGATTTACAATGGATGACCGCAAAGAAAATATCCGCAGAATCGGGGAGGTTGCAAAGCTCTTTATAGAGGCCGGTGTGATAACAATGACTGCGTTCATATCGCCGCTTAGGGAATATCGTGATGCGGTACGCGCACTTGTTGGCAATTATGATTTTATAGAGATATACTGTGACTGTTCTATTGACGTGTGTGAACAGAGGGATGTTAAGGGTCACTATAAAAAGGCAAGGGCTGGAGAAATTAAGGAATTTACCGGCGTGTCCTCACCATATGAGGCGCCTGAGCTCCCTGAGATAGTTCTTAAAACCGATACGCTTACAATTGAGCAGTGCTCAGAGCAGGTGGTGCAGTATCTGAAAAGCGCAGGCATATTAAGCAACACCGCCTAA
- a CDS encoding radical SAM protein, whose translation MGKIRKVLLTQPSTSWANNRPWSIHPYTLALLCAIMPDDYECQALDPNLNALTKEDVKAVISAFAPDVVGISCISLEFARSAGMLTAIIKEINPETVIVLGGVYPTTTPDIALEDPNVDYLILGEGEHRLPKFLEMLNKNDYNFSNFDGIAYKDSSGKVVVNPMTTYIQDLDTLPFPAWDKLDFLKYANKVDRFSNIFLPLKYPYTIMSTSRGCPHHCIYCSAHSVSGRAIRFKSAERVLEEIDWLVNDYGIKEIVFLDDSLIQSRKRFETILKGLIKRDYDLHWKSGNLSTFLLDDALLELMKESKTYQLILPIESGNQDVLTRLIKKPLNLKQVPGIMKKARELGLEVIADFIIGIPGETWDQIRDTVTFADEMNADIVNFHIATPVPTTELYSMAKEQNVLIDGFDFRKFEFFGFAHGCIKTNEFSPEILHSLRAFEWDRINFKTQAKRETFARINGITIEELNAWSKKTIQNAGLYWPETDKALK comes from the coding sequence ATGGGAAAGATAAGAAAGGTGTTGCTGACACAACCCAGCACCAGCTGGGCTAATAACAGGCCGTGGTCTATTCACCCCTATACACTTGCGCTTTTGTGCGCTATTATGCCCGACGACTACGAGTGCCAAGCATTGGACCCTAATCTGAATGCTCTTACTAAAGAAGATGTAAAGGCTGTTATTTCCGCTTTTGCCCCTGATGTTGTCGGAATAAGTTGTATTTCTCTTGAATTTGCCAGAAGCGCCGGCATGTTGACCGCCATTATAAAAGAGATTAACCCCGAAACTGTTATTGTGCTGGGCGGCGTTTATCCTACCACTACGCCGGATATCGCTCTTGAGGACCCGAATGTGGATTATCTGATTTTGGGTGAGGGAGAACACCGTCTGCCGAAATTCCTGGAAATGTTAAATAAAAATGACTATAACTTCAGTAATTTTGATGGTATTGCATACAAAGATTCCTCCGGCAAAGTTGTTGTTAATCCCATGACGACATATATTCAAGATCTGGACACGCTGCCCTTTCCAGCATGGGATAAGCTTGATTTCTTGAAATATGCCAACAAAGTCGACAGATTTTCAAACATCTTTCTCCCATTAAAATATCCCTACACCATAATGTCAACCTCACGCGGATGCCCGCACCACTGTATTTATTGCAGCGCTCATTCAGTCTCCGGACGTGCTATACGGTTTAAATCTGCAGAACGTGTGCTTGAGGAAATAGACTGGCTGGTTAACGACTACGGGATAAAAGAGATAGTGTTTTTGGATGACAGTCTTATACAAAGCAGAAAAAGATTTGAAACCATCCTTAAAGGATTAATCAAGAGAGATTACGATCTACACTGGAAAAGCGGCAACCTGTCAACGTTTCTACTGGATGACGCACTGTTGGAGTTAATGAAAGAAAGCAAAACATATCAATTGATACTACCCATAGAGTCTGGTAATCAGGACGTGCTTACACGGCTGATAAAAAAACCCCTTAACCTGAAACAAGTGCCTGGGATAATGAAAAAAGCACGGGAGCTCGGGTTAGAAGTAATTGCTGATTTTATTATCGGCATACCCGGCGAGACGTGGGACCAAATCAGAGACACCGTCACTTTTGCCGATGAGATGAATGCCGACATTGTCAATTTCCATATAGCAACACCTGTTCCCACCACAGAGCTATATTCTATGGCAAAGGAACAAAATGTCCTTATAGACGGCTTTGATTTCAGAAAGTTTGAGTTTTTCGGTTTTGCTCACGGCTGTATAAAAACCAATGAGTTCAGTCCCGAAATCCTACACTCTTTGAGAGCGTTTGAGTGGGACAGGATAAATTTCAAAACGCAAGCAAAAAGAGAAACGTTTGCACGCATAAATGGCATAACAATAGAGGAGCTCAATGCCTGGAGTAAAAAAACTATTCAAAATGCCGGGCTCTACTGGCCTGAAACAGACAAGGCCCTGAAATAG
- a CDS encoding type II toxin-antitoxin system HicA family toxin: MSEKFPRVTADNAIKVLERVGFVFSRQSGSHKIYKNSERRRVTVPYHSGKILHPKTLSSILNDAELNVEKFKELLK; encoded by the coding sequence GTGAGCGAGAAATTTCCAAGAGTGACTGCTGACAATGCAATTAAAGTATTGGAAAGAGTAGGATTTGTTTTCTCACGGCAAAGCGGAAGCCACAAGATATACAAAAATAGTGAACGCAGGAGGGTAACAGTTCCATATCATTCAGGGAAAATCTTGCATCCAAAAACTTTATCCAGCATTTTAAATGATGCTGAGTTAAATGTGGAGAAATTCAAAGAACTTTTGAAATAG
- a CDS encoding type II toxin-antitoxin system HicB family antitoxin — protein sequence MSVYRFSVVTEKDSDGYFAFCPELQGCYTQGDTYEEVLGNIKDAIRLHIDDRIENSEEIPQSESVSLTLMDVAV from the coding sequence ATGAGCGTATATAGGTTCTCAGTAGTAACCGAAAAGGATAGCGATGGGTATTTTGCTTTCTGTCCCGAGCTTCAAGGCTGCTATACACAGGGTGATACGTATGAAGAGGTGCTGGGAAATATTAAGGATGCAATTCGTCTTCACATAGACGATAGAATAGAAAACTCGGAGGAAATTCCACAGTCTGAATCAGTAAGTCTAACTCTGATGGATGTGGCAGTGTGA
- a CDS encoding DegT/DnrJ/EryC1/StrS family aminotransferase, translating into MYKISWWRVNFGDNEIGKISESVKRECFSQGPVTEEFERGVSAMLNVPYVAATTSGSMALLMSLMAAGIGPGDKVIVPNRTWIASAHAVLMAGAEVTFIDVETERPVMDVTQLEKIIQPATKAIMPVHMNGRAVNMKEINTIADKHGLIVIEDAAQAFCSKHNNVSLGTESFAGCFSMSMGKLLSTGQGGFVVTKDTDTYNKLRMLRTHGLNDIINVKYTSRGFNFKFTDIAASIGVVGLEHMPGRIERVKAIYKKYETALSEFPFLKLIPVDTEHGELPIYVEVLCAERDKLIKFLADRGIQARPTHPNLNTAAYFKDNNIYPNSELFAQQELVLPCGPDQPMENVERLIEALKDYS; encoded by the coding sequence ATGTATAAAATTTCGTGGTGGCGGGTTAATTTTGGCGACAACGAAATAGGGAAAATTTCTGAATCCGTCAAAAGAGAATGTTTCAGCCAGGGTCCGGTTACGGAGGAGTTTGAGCGGGGAGTGTCTGCAATGCTTAATGTGCCGTATGTGGCGGCAACTACAAGCGGGAGTATGGCGCTTTTGATGTCTTTGATGGCAGCAGGCATTGGCCCCGGCGATAAGGTAATCGTACCAAACCGGACGTGGATCGCATCAGCCCATGCCGTGCTGATGGCAGGAGCCGAGGTTACCTTTATAGACGTTGAGACTGAGCGCCCGGTAATGGATGTAACACAGCTTGAAAAGATAATTCAACCTGCCACTAAAGCCATAATGCCGGTGCATATGAACGGACGGGCTGTAAACATGAAAGAGATAAATACAATTGCCGACAAGCACGGTCTAATTGTGATAGAAGACGCTGCACAGGCGTTTTGTTCAAAACATAATAACGTTTCCCTCGGCACAGAGTCGTTTGCCGGTTGTTTTTCTATGTCCATGGGGAAACTTCTCTCAACCGGACAGGGCGGCTTTGTCGTGACCAAAGATACGGACACGTACAATAAATTACGAATGCTTCGCACTCACGGTTTAAACGACATTATTAACGTCAAATATACTTCAAGAGGATTTAATTTCAAGTTTACCGATATTGCAGCTTCTATAGGAGTTGTTGGATTAGAACATATGCCGGGACGGATAGAGCGGGTTAAGGCGATATACAAAAAATACGAAACCGCACTGAGTGAGTTTCCGTTTCTAAAGTTGATTCCAGTGGATACCGAACACGGCGAGCTGCCGATATATGTTGAAGTGCTGTGTGCTGAAAGAGACAAGTTGATAAAGTTTCTGGCAGACAGAGGAATTCAAGCAAGACCAACACATCCAAACCTAAACACGGCGGCGTATTTTAAAGACAACAATATCTATCCCAACTCAGAGCTGTTTGCTCAACAGGAACTGGTGCTGCCATGCGGCCCTGACCAGCCTATGGAAAACGTGGAGCGCTTAATTGAGGCGCTTAAGGACTACAGCTAA